GAATTAAGAAATTGCGTGGCATTTTCACGCTCTAGAGATTCTATTTGACTCTCTTTTTGTAATGAATCAAGAATAAGTGTGGCATTTTCAGATTTCAACAATTCAATCTCTTGCTCTGCTGTAAGTGGAGTCTTTGGTGCATTGATAATGTCATCATAAGTAAATACAGAAGGTTGATCCTCAAACTTCACCGTTTTAATCTGTTCAACATCTTCTAAAGCAGGCGCAAGTTCTTCTGTCCATCGTTCATCCTCTTTTATGACTTCTAGTGGATCCTGATCTTCATAGGTGATGCTAGTTTCAGTTACTTCCTTGTAATATAATAGATTGCCCTCTGGATCTTGTTTCTGATTTAGGATTAATTCCACCATGGTACAGTTAATCATCTGTCCTGTTCCTACTTGTCCCCAATATAAAAGGTTTCCGTCCTCATCAGTTTTCTGTTTCTCCATCGATTCCCCATCTTGCTCCACTTCAATCATGACTGGTTCATCTATAACCTCTGTTGTTTCTCCTCTGACTGTACGTTCATACTGCTTTTGTGTGCCATCTTCATTGAAAATGGGAATTTGAGTTGGTGTATTTACCATCACTGGATTTTCTGTAATTTCTGTGGTTTCTATCGTTTTAGGGATCTCCTCTTGTATTTCAATTGGTTCCTGTGGAAGCAAGTATAATAGATTACCATTTGAATCCACTCTATGACGTTGTATAATGTATGGAACCTGCTTGGTTAACCCTTCTATATGCACATCCTCAATTTCAATTTCAAGTGGTTGTGGTTCCCTATCCACTCCAGTCACTAAATTAGTTACTCTGTTTATAATGACATTAGCCATTTACATCCCTCCTAACTGTTTTGTAGTGCTTTTATGATGTTCTCAATTCGCCTTGGTAGTAGTTGTAAAGGATAGCTTTGATCTTTGGCGATTATGGTTTCTTCAAACTGTTGTTTTGCTTCTTTATTGTTTAGTTCTATATCTAACTGTGTGTAGACATCTAAAATAGAATCTTCTATCTCATTCCATTGAGTAGCCTTAATTGGAGTTGATTTTTTAATAATCGTTGTGTCTGTCCAGTTAATTGGATCAAGACCATTTCTGGTCCTAAACTGATTTACCTTTTCTCGTATAAAATCAATAACTTCTTTCAAATATGGATTCTCGTTAGGTAAAGTTAAATTCGAATGTTTAAAAAATGTTTTACCTTGAATGCTATTCTTTTCAGATTCATTCCCTGCTGCGTCTATAGCACTTACAGAGAGTGAATACAAAGTACCTCCCTCTAACCCAGTAAAATTATAATTTGTTATCGTCACAGTTGTGATTAGCACGTCATCTAAATAAATCCTATAACCTACAACACCAACATTATCTGTGGAAGAACTCCAAATTATATCTACTGTATTTTCTGAAAACCCTACAATAGATAAGCTTTCTGGTTTACTTGGAGGCTCAACTAATGCTGTAACGATAATTTCTACACCTGTAGATTCTTCATCGTAAATGTCATACGCTATTACATTAAAGGTATAAGTTTCACCTTCAAGCACAGTAAATGTTGCACTATTAACACTTGTGGTATACGTTTTTGAACCATACCTCACCTTATATCCAGCAAAATCTAATAGTTCTATTGGTTGATCCCATGCTAAAGAAATCGTATTCCCTGTATTTTCAGTCACTCTAAGATTAGTAGGTGGAGAGACTTGCTTGATTTCAGAAACTAGTTGCCAAACCCCTCTGTAAGTGTTAGAAAAATTATACGTGCTTCCTGGATCGACTAAAACGACTACACAACTTACTCGGACACAATTAGGAGGTAAATGATTTACGTCACCACTATAATTTCTTTCGGTGGTATAATCAGTTTCACTCTGATAAGTTGTTGTTTTAGTACCATCACGATCATAAGCATTAATTTCTACGGAATCTACATAATCATCACTTGTGTAAGGTGGAGTGAAATCATATGATATGATTCGTCTATAATGGGATCTGTCTATTTCATAATCCAGTGTAATTCTTACGTAATTATTATCGTAAAAGTCTAAAGTAATCAATGATGAATCTGGTCTTGATCCATTGGTTAACGTTTCCTTTTCGCTACTAAAGTCTATAAAATGACCTGAAGAAGTGCTTGTTGACATAGATATCACCCCCTATTGATACGTCAATATCAACTCACCGTTTTGGTCTAAGTACCCCTGTATTTCTCCTGTTTTCGTTCTCCATGCATTAGGTATAATAGCAGGATTTCTTTCACCCTTATCTAATTTAACTAACGGTTTACCCTTAATCGGTAGCAATAACCCCACACCGTTTTGAAAAGTATCTATTAATCCAGTTTCATTGTAGATACTCACCACAAATAGTTTTAACTCATTTTCATGCATAACTAAATTACCGATTATTCCAACCATCGGCTTTTGTAAGGTGGAGATTCCATATTGAGTTATAAAATAGTCTTTAAATCCTGATCCATTGATTTGAATAGACTTTCCAACATTCACATTCTTACTGTCTGCTGCTAATGGGATATTTGCAAAACCAAACTCACCAAACACTTTTAATGAATCATTACCAACCCTGTAAAGTGGGTTCATCCAATGATGTATACCTTGTTTATCCCCTACAGCACTTGATAAGTCTGAAACTAATATTTCATCTCGTTCTGCTAATACCGTTACATTTTTAGTCGATTCTAATGGTTTAGGTACTGGAACGTACTCATACCAAAGAGCCACACTATCTGTTATTCCTGTACGGTAGTCTTTAATTGGATATTCCATTTTTAATTCTTTGGTTTCTTTTCTTACTTTGACTACGTTGGATTTTACATAGTCTACTTCTTCACTTAGTTCTACATCTAGCTTGATATAGTCGGTGTATACAATGCTGTTTGAGTTTGCTCCTGCTGGATGAGTGCTGTGAACTAAGATGTATACTTTTTGGTCGTTGGTGATCCTATCTGATAAATCGCTAGCAATTGAGTGACTTAATGTTGATGGTGTTTCTAAAGTGTTAGAAGTAGCTACATTCCAATTTTCTGTATCAGTGTTCCATATTTTCACATTAGCTCCGTAAGCCAATTCATTCCCATCGTAACCTTGACCATAACCAGTCCATGAAATGGAAAGTTTACGAAGTTTGTCTTTTAGCTCGGATAAGGATAATCCTAAATGGGATAGGTCGAATTCGAATACCTCATATCTTGTACTCCCACTAGGATTATCACTGGAGCTAACTATTTGTCCGTCTTGCTTTCCAATTTGATCTAGTGCGAATTGAGTGTGTTCAGCACTCAAAATATCGACACTAGGTGCATCTGGTCCTGTGTAATAAAACCATTTATGCGGTACACTAACATCATTTCCTAACGTCTTCCCTAAATAGTTCAACGTAGTTTTGGATTTGCGTCCTGGTGTCCATATTGGGTTAGGATTTATGTCTTTTTCTAGTTTTAGGTTTGAAAAATCAAATAAGTGCATACCTTCAACTGGATTAACTACATTACTAGCCCATAAATAAAATGCTCTACTAGTTGAATTTTCGTCAATCATCTTTGAAACAGAAATCCTTAATTTGTCCCCTGCTTTAACTGTTTTGTCAGTACGAGTCGAATATGTGACGTTATCATATAAATTCGCTACGATCCTGCAATCTTGTTTAATTTCAACATCTGCTGAAAATGTTACATTTCCACTAGGTATTACATCCATATCAAACCGAGCCATGTTATGACTACTACCTAAATTAGCACCCTCACCTATATATAAAGACACTTTTCCAAGATCACTTATTTCTAATACTGCTTTGTTCTGTACTCCATATACAACCTCAACAGGAAACGCTTGATTCTGTGTAAGTAAATTCTCAGTCATCACTGGAAACGAATTTTCTGGAACCAACACATCATACCGTGCTTCAGATAAATCGATTTGTATTTCTAACTCAACGTAATCTGTGTAAATAGTGCTAGGGGTTACTCCATCACTTGGATCAGTGTAAGCAAGGAAGTGAACGAAACCGTTTGAGTCAATAGCTGTCTGCATAGTTGCCCCTATGTTGTTTTGCAAAATAGATACAACGTCTGCTTCATGAGAAAACACCGAATCACCTGTTTCCCAAGCACCATTTTTGTACTTTGTTAGATATGCAACATTACCATTAGGGCTTTCACCATAACCGTGCCAGTAAAAAGAAATATAATGCAACCTATCTTTCGCCCTCTGCACCTTATCCTCAATCGTCACACAACCTTCAAAGAACCCTTCGCCTAGTTTGTCTTGAATAGCTCGTATGATGTTGAATGAGAATAAGTGTAAAGGGCAAGTTCCACCGTTTTCAGCAATGGCAATATTTATGTCACCACCAAGGGAATAAAGATCATCATACTCATTATCACCATGTTCTTCTGTAATCGCACTAGGTATAGATATATCATTAGCATGGTGCTTCTCTTTAGCCATATGAGGATTTAAATCCGTATTATTTTGTGTCTTCCCTTCAAAATTAGCTTTAATCGTCACAATTCCATTATCAGACTTAACAAGTTTCTGACCATTTACTTTACCTTCCAGCACGTTCTTAGGTACATGTTCAATTCCTTGACCTCCTGCATAATTAACACTGTATTCTAATATAATTGATGCTGTATTATCACTTGGAACTGTATCTATGGTGTATGTTGCGTCACTCGTTGCTAGATTCATCCATGTTCCGTTTATTCCGTCTGCTTTGACTACTGGTGTTGATGTGTCTAGTGTGGTTTCTACAATCCAATAACTACTTATGTCAGTACTGTTGTATTCTGCATCCGTTGATATAATGTTATTTAAAATATCTATAGCTATCACTGTAATAGTGAGACTATAATCTGTATCGTAGTTTGGCTGCCAAAGATTATAAGTATCTCCTATTGAAAGTTTCGACACATCACTTACTTTAAATTTTGTAGAATCTAAAGTTAGATCCTTGTGAATATGCCCATCTGCATAGCTAATAATCTCTGAGATTGCTGTATCTTCATCTATCACACCACTAACAATTCCATCATATCCTTTAACTTTAATCGTATCTCCTGTTGACCAAGCACCTTCGGTAGCTTGAGTAACTTCAATATGCTTCAAATGGTCATTCGATGAAACTGCTATTTTATCGGTCACCTTTTGGCTTGTTTGAGCATCTGATAGAATGCGTTTTTGGTCTGTTAGGTCAAAACGTGTGTTGGTTTCTTGGTTGGCATAGTCATATGGGACGTACCATTTTCCGTATGGGACGAAAGGTTGTATTTCGACCAACTGATTACCCTTTATAAGCATTAGGTTCTTAAATATATACTCACTCGTATCTATCCCATTACTAGGAAAAATAGACACACTCTTAGTATTACTCGGTGTTGTAAAAACTGCATTTTCTCTAGCATTATATTTTTGGTCTATTTGATTATCTGATTCATCATACATCACAATGTCATAATAATGTTGACTTGAGATTTTAGGAAATAATAAAGTATACTCAGTATTTGGAGCTACCTTAATGTTTACTTTGCTTGATTTGTAAGTTCCAGTAGGATTCAAATACAATTCATAAGGACTTAATATAGTTGCATCATTATTGATACGATCCCACTCATAAAATGGAGGTATCAAATTCTCAATAACATTAGAATAGCCATTCACATAAGGAAACTTCTCTGCTAGTTTATCCCCTTTCCATTCGGGATCTACATCTATTAGGTTATATTCTTCTTCTGTAATTTCATAGACTCTTGTTTTATCGAAATAGACTGAGTTTACAGTTCCTACATTGGAGTAGTTATAATGGATAACACGAAAATCATTGGCTTCTGGCACTAATGCGGCAACATAAGCTGTTTCCCATTCTTGGCTTTCGGTGATATAATTATCAAGACCAAGCTTATTTTCGCCATCATATAAATAAAATCTGCTTGTCGAATTTTTACCTATACATTTTGTTTTCGTGATGGCTAAAATATACTTTCCATTTAACTTGCCACCAAATCTAAAGTCTGCTCCTCTGGTAGCATGTATGTCACCAGCATTAGCATCGATTCGCAATGATTTCCCACCATCAACACTTTCCTCAGAAGTACTTAAAACACCCCCCTCTTGAATATTAAAATAATATAGACTATCAGGAATACCGTTCTTATTACTATCTTGTTCAAAATCTCCGCGATAACTTAACAAATTTACTAACTCACGTTCAACCCCATCATTACCTTTCACTTTTACAGCTTGCAACTCAGGTTCAATGTAACTCGGTGCTTTCTCCAACCCAAAATACTCTTTCTTCATCCCAACATTTCCGTTTTCCCCTGCTAAGAGTCGGTTAAATTCTTCTTGCATAATCTTGTTGTAATCTTCGCCTGTTAAACTGACTTTGTGTCTTAGGTCGATGATGTCACGTTGATCTATGATGTTGGAGTATAGGTTGTCTGGACGGTCTGAAATACTTAGAATAGTTCCACCAGTTTGTGACCAATTACCATTATTGTTCATGATAACTACTTTATTTCTATCAGTATTAATTTTTGTGATAATCCCCCATAACACACCGCTGTTATCTTTTACAAGATCACCAACACTCACCCATTCGTCAACAACTTCATTGTTATTGATTGTTACTTCTAATTCATCTTTAGTTGGGATAGCACCAAAATCAGACCATGATAGCCACTGCTCTTTATACTCCCTAGCACCATTCCCATTACTGGAGTTATATCCTCCACTATTTCTACGTTTGATACGAAACATTGGGATGGCATAGACGTAGCCGTCTGATGTTTTTAAACTTGATATATCGTTTGCTTTGCCTCGACCTGCTACATATAAACCAACATCACTAATTCCAATTCCACCACTACTTAAACTTCTTCTAATAAATTCAGGAGCAAAATGAGAAGTAGCTCTGTAGTCTGGGTGACCGTCTAATGGAGTTTCGTTCCCTCCTTGAGCTGTAGCTACTATAGCTACTGAAGAACTATACCCAATCCCTTCAGGAAATACCTCAAAATCCACCCCAGCAACACTTCTAACCCTCCAACTCATTTCATACCCATTACCCTCTATAGGGAACCAAGCTTCAAGGAAAACTAAGTCCTCACGTTTTCCCTCTGTTGGTGCTTCTGGTAGTTCAATTTCTGTGCCTTCTGGGATGGTTAGTAGATAACCGTTTATATTTGCTACTTGTTCTTCTACTAATGTAATTTTGTTTTCTCCAAATTCTAGGTCAGATATGTCCAAGAATCCGCTATGAATGGAATTTCGAATTAAACCCACTTGAGCATCTTCGAGGGATACGTCGTTATCGATTAAGGTTTGTAGCGCTTGGTTAAAATTCTCTGGATACGCTCTTGTGCTTTCTGTAAACCCTTTAACAATTTTATTGATACCTACTTTTTTAGACCCGTTCAGATTTGTTAACGTTTCTGGTTGAAGTGGCATATGGACACCTCGCTTTCTTAAAATTCTGCATCGTAATCAAATTCGATGGTTGTACCAGTGTCTAACCCTTTATTTGTAAAGGTTTTCATGGCGACTAAATGGTTGTCTGCGTCGATTAAACCAGCTTCGTTAATGTTTTTACCTATTAAATTGTCAGCATCTGCATTTATACTTACAGAATATCTAGCGGTGTAGTTGTCAGGAAAACTTTTCGTTACATTTTTAGAAATCACCTGATTAAATAGTGCACTTTCATTCCCTGTTAACGATTTTGGCGTACCATTCCCATCTGTACCTCCTGTACCGAAAACGATTTTTGTCACTTTGGGTAATGAGATATTTCCGGCATGAGCTTTTGCTAATTTCTCTCTGCCTTTGTTTGTTTTTACACTTGCCATGTGTTAAACCACCTCTTCATTAAATAAATTATTTTGAACGTACGTTCTCATGCTAAGTTTGTCAGATTGTTTCATATAATGATTTATTCCAAGTGGATTTTTCCCGTCTAACATAAAACTGCCATCCATAACGGAGGAACCATCTAAGTACAAACCGTTAGATTCAGCGAATGGAAATGCACCTGCACCCACCAAGCCTGCTTTTACATGCATGTGACTGGAGTTAGAATAAGAGAAATCAAATAACGTTTTCACTTGTGTTTTGAGCAATGTATAGCTTTCATAATCAAGATAGACCGCGGTGAATACTAAAAGCTTTATATGGGTGTAAAATTTCTCAGATTGAGAGACGTAATGCTTCATACCCTCTGGATTTTCCCCATCACTAAAAAAAGAACCATCCAAGCCCCAAGATCCATCTAAATATCTTCCATCTGCATTAGGGGTAAAAGGATAAGTTCCTGGTCCAATAAAACCGGCCTTGAAACGAATTGTTTCTTGTTTAGCATAGCTATAGCTGATTTCCGTAGCTATTTGCTGAAGCAGAACCATTTTAGTCGCATGAGATACGTCCATCTCTAATGTAAGCAATACTCGTAAAAAGAATTCATAAGACAAATGTGCCGGTTTCATCTCATATATAACTTGTTTGACAAACTTCACAAGTTCATTGTCAATAGAATCCTGCTCCAGTGCTTTGATGAGCACTTTAAATGTGTAATCTGTTAGTTCCTGTCCTGCTTCATCAAAATGACTGATGATCTCTACAGGTAAGTCCCCTGCAGCACTTGAAATGATTGTTTTAAAACGTTCACGTGTAAGCGGCTGTTGGGTTTTCGCTTGAATCGTAGATAAAATTCGATTTCTTCGGAATTCATCATCTTTCAATTCATTCACAGGGAGACCATAAGCTTCCTCCCAATAAGACAACGCCCAAGTTGCAGTTTGCGGGAATAACTGCAGCTGTATATCTGCTGCCCATTCGTGAAGCTGATCAAACTCCGTCCCTATTTTCTCAAATACTCTTTGTACAAACAGACTGTTTTGCAAAATCGGAGAAACGTATTGAATTATTCTTTTTCCACTGTCACTCGTTTGTAAAATTTCTTCTTCTATTTTATTCATTCATACTCACATCTCCTAATACAGCGACGTTGGAATCAGGAAGTGCAATGTTATTTTCACTGCCATTGATGAGCAAATTGCTATAATCTAATACACCTGCTGTAAAAGAAATCGCTGCCCCTATTTTGGAATGAATGATGCTGCCTCCAATTTCAATGTTTGAGATGACGGTTCTAATGTTTTGGATGATGTTTTCCTTTACTTCTGTCTCATTGGTTCCTGCATATAACGTTAATGTAAAAGACAAATGCACTGGATATTCTGTAGGAGATTTCACAATGGCTTTGACACCGATCCCCGCATTTTCATTAATCTTCTCCTGTACATCTTGGATTAAAGCTTCATTACCAGGATTTCCATTTGCGTCTAATACGACAATCTCAACGGTGCCTGGACCGTCTAATTCAGGAAAAATAAATACTTGCCCTACTCCATCCACTTCTTGTGCCCAACGGAGATAGTCGTTCATGTTGCCTACGTACGATTGATTTTTATTTTCTTCTAAAATACGCAAGCGAAGACTTTCATCATTTTCCGCCTCTGTACCCCCAGAGGTCTGCTCCCGATTTTCCACATGCACGATGCCGTTTACGGAAGAAGACAGAATTTGAATTGCACCAATAACGACATTACCAATCGTGCCTGCTTCAATGGCTTCAATCTGAACCTCTACTTCTCCTGTGTCTGGTACAGTGGCTTCCTCGGTTGTCACAAATTCAATAGAGGAAACGTGTCCATCTGAAGCGGTAGCAGCAACAGTTCCTGCCGGAATAAATGTACCTGCTGCCCCTTTAAAACAAATCATTCCAGTGGCTTTCAGAGCTTGTTTGCGTTTGACCCCTTTCATCTCAGCATGGTAATCCAAATAGGTACTTGAAGCGAATTGAGGAAACGCCATTTCCAACATCCCTTTAAACTGCATTTCGATCATTTCGGCTTTTTCAATGGCAGTTGGCCTTGTTAAAGTGTAATATAATTCTCCTTCTGAAGTGTCGATTGAGGTGGGAACCTGCTCTAACATTCTTTGATGAATGTTCTCTTCAGTTTGGTCTTGTAAAAAATCTGGAAGTTCTATACTCATGCGATCAACCTCCCTTCAAGTTGTTCTTCTCCCCAAATTGTTCGAACAGTAAATTGATAACCGACTGTATCTCCTTCCCATGAAAATGAAAAATCGCCAACTTCTTTCGTTTGTGGATTAACCATTAACGTTTCTGTAATGATTCTTTTCAACTCACTTTCATTGGCTTCTCTAGGAAGATTGCGGTAAATTAAATCATCAAATTCATGCCCATAATCACGAGGATAAGCTAAATGTCGATAACGTGGTGTAGACAAAATAAACATGACCCATTGTTTATAAGCGTCAATGCCTTCTATAAAAGGAGTTTTGCCATCTGGTGTTCTCACAAAATCCCCTTTTTCAAAATCGAAAGCCCAAGTTTTCTTGGATCGTTCGCTTTCTTGTTCTGTAATTTGTTGTTCTTCAAATGGGATGGATTCTGGAAATAAACTCGCCATTTTATTTCACCACCTTGCTTAAGATAACTACCTGTTTGCCATCTACGATGCAGCAAAGTACTCGATCACCTTTTTCAAATTGACTTTTTATATCGATCTCAGCTTCAGCTTTTGATGGCATATATTCATTAGGTTGTTCGAAGGTTATAGTTGTTTTTAAATTAGCCGCATAATAAGGATCATGAATTTCATGTTTGTTCTGATCTAACTTCACGCCTCTAGTAGAGGTTATGGTACCAAAGTGAACAGAAGGCATGGGGAGATTGGATTTGACTAAATTTTTCATTTCATATACTGCATCTTGAAATACACTGCTCATGTAAAATACCTCCGTTTCACATATTCATTTGATCCCATCTTAATCTCCATCCGACCCGGATTACCTAACTCATGTCGAACAAAGGTCACGATTAAATCTAAATTGTTAATATGAACTAAATCACCTGCGCGAATGGAATGGATGTCAACCGTTACAGCGGAAAAATTCTCTTGGTATCCACTCAGTTTGGCTTGCGCTGCTTTTTTTGCTTCTGTAGCTGTAGTCATATTGCTGTCTTGAATAATCTTTTGCAATGTACCGTATTTATTCGTTTCCCCTTCTTCAACAGCAAGCACTGGGGAAGATTGTTTGTCCTGACTTTTCCCTAATACCTTCACTTTTGTTGCAATGTTGTTTAATGTACGAGTTTGTTTTATTTCTTCAAAAATATCTTCGTTGATTTCCCAAACTACTTCATTTGAACCTAACTCGAAAAGTTCCAAGCCTTTGGGCCACATTCTGACTCGATATAACTTACCACCTTTGTTGGCTGTTTCATGAAGGTCACTTTGAATCCAAGAGGAAAGTTTTTTCACCGCAATGTTACTTTTTGCTAAAGAAATTTGAGTATCTGGTACTTTCCACAAGGGGATATTCCAATCATTTGCGTATTCTTTTAAACGTTGATTTGCCGTTTGACCTGAAGTAAACAAATATTCTTCTTCGCTTTCAGTTAAATATTTACTCAAATCATAGACTGTGATTTCTAATCGTTTTGTGGCTCTTTTCGTACTTTCAATATGCCAAATGACTCCATGAATCACTTCGGTTTGTGTAGTCGAGTCAGACTCTTGCACAAATACTTGAATCGTTTGCCCATTATGAATGCC
The window above is part of the Chengkuizengella sp. SCS-71B genome. Proteins encoded here:
- a CDS encoding fibronectin type III domain-containing protein, which codes for MSTSTSSGHFIDFSSEKETLTNGSRPDSSLITLDFYDNNYVRITLDYEIDRSHYRRIISYDFTPPYTSDDYVDSVEINAYDRDGTKTTTYQSETDYTTERNYSGDVNHLPPNCVRVSCVVVLVDPGSTYNFSNTYRGVWQLVSEIKQVSPPTNLRVTENTGNTISLAWDQPIELLDFAGYKVRYGSKTYTTSVNSATFTVLEGETYTFNVIAYDIYDEESTGVEIIVTALVEPPSKPESLSIVGFSENTVDIIWSSSTDNVGVVGYRIYLDDVLITTVTITNYNFTGLEGGTLYSLSVSAIDAAGNESEKNSIQGKTFFKHSNLTLPNENPYLKEVIDFIREKVNQFRTRNGLDPINWTDTTIIKKSTPIKATQWNEIEDSILDVYTQLDIELNNKEAKQQFEETIIAKDQSYPLQLLPRRIENIIKALQNS
- a CDS encoding phage tail protein, with protein sequence MASVKTNKGREKLAKAHAGNISLPKVTKIVFGTGGTDGNGTPKSLTGNESALFNQVISKNVTKSFPDNYTARYSVSINADADNLIGKNINEAGLIDADNHLVAMKTFTNKGLDTGTTIEFDYDAEF
- a CDS encoding baseplate J/gp47 family protein — translated: MSIELPDFLQDQTEENIHQRMLEQVPTSIDTSEGELYYTLTRPTAIEKAEMIEMQFKGMLEMAFPQFASSTYLDYHAEMKGVKRKQALKATGMICFKGAAGTFIPAGTVAATASDGHVSSIEFVTTEEATVPDTGEVEVQIEAIEAGTIGNVVIGAIQILSSSVNGIVHVENREQTSGGTEAENDESLRLRILEENKNQSYVGNMNDYLRWAQEVDGVGQVFIFPELDGPGTVEIVVLDANGNPGNEALIQDVQEKINENAGIGVKAIVKSPTEYPVHLSFTLTLYAGTNETEVKENIIQNIRTVISNIEIGGSIIHSKIGAAISFTAGVLDYSNLLINGSENNIALPDSNVAVLGDVSMNE
- a CDS encoding DUF2634 domain-containing protein, producing MASLFPESIPFEEQQITEQESERSKKTWAFDFEKGDFVRTPDGKTPFIEGIDAYKQWVMFILSTPRYRHLAYPRDYGHEFDDLIYRNLPREANESELKRIITETLMVNPQTKEVGDFSFSWEGDTVGYQFTVRTIWGEEQLEGRLIA
- a CDS encoding phage portal protein, with protein sequence MTFQVVLNQDRDITDLIEKLSLTDSMDQVAYSAELTLIVTEDLQKTGIHNGQTIQVFVQESDSTTQTEVIHGVIWHIESTKRATKRLEITVYDLSKYLTESEEEYLFTSGQTANQRLKEYANDWNIPLWKVPDTQISLAKSNIAVKKLSSWIQSDLHETANKGGKLYRVRMWPKGLELFELGSNEVVWEINEDIFEEIKQTRTLNNIATKVKVLGKSQDKQSSPVLAVEEGETNKYGTLQKIIQDSNMTTATEAKKAAQAKLSGYQENFSAVTVDIHSIRAGDLVHINNLDLIVTFVRHELGNPGRMEIKMGSNEYVKRRYFT
- a CDS encoding putative phage tail protein, which codes for MNKIEEEILQTSDSGKRIIQYVSPILQNSLFVQRVFEKIGTEFDQLHEWAADIQLQLFPQTATWALSYWEEAYGLPVNELKDDEFRRNRILSTIQAKTQQPLTRERFKTIISSAAGDLPVEIISHFDEAGQELTDYTFKVLIKALEQDSIDNELVKFVKQVIYEMKPAHLSYEFFLRVLLTLEMDVSHATKMVLLQQIATEISYSYAKQETIRFKAGFIGPGTYPFTPNADGRYLDGSWGLDGSFFSDGENPEGMKHYVSQSEKFYTHIKLLVFTAVYLDYESYTLLKTQVKTLFDFSYSNSSHMHVKAGLVGAGAFPFAESNGLYLDGSSVMDGSFMLDGKNPLGINHYMKQSDKLSMRTYVQNNLFNEEVV